The sequence ATGATGGGCTCGTGTCGTGCCGACCCAAGTTTCAGGTCTACACGCATGCATTTTTATCTTTCCACGTTGTTTGCTTGCTTCGGCTCCTCTAACAACAGTAACTGTAGCAGCACCGTTCACGTAAGTTACGTGAGTTGTTTTTCTCTCTTTGTGAAATGGTGAATGTGAAGCTGGGAGCCCTCTGTTCGTGAAATGAACGTGAAGCTGGGAGCCACGGTCTGTAGCGAGTAGTAGGAGGCATAGGAGCATGGCCAAACAGAGCCTATGTCGCAACACTCATCTGCGCAGCCAGCGTCTTCTCTGATTCAACCTGTTCTACTCCGACCGTATGTCGTGTCGCAACTCCCAGCTCATGTCGTCTCGTACCTGCATCTGCACTTCTGCTCTTTAAGCTGTCCGAACTAGTGTCATGTCTCTGTTCTCCTAGAAATGGCCCATAGGCCTGATTGTGAACTACTACTACTAGTCTACTACACCGGATTGGCTTGCAAGCTGCAGGCCACTTTCGTCTATTATTATGACCTGGCGAAACATACCAAGTCAGAAACACACCACCGAGACATATACAAGACAACTGCTACGTACATTACAGAGGCACAAAGGCCAACTTTTACAGTATACAGTACTTCACAGATAAGACTATACACATCCATATCCCCGGAACCTTTCAGAAGATCAAGCGCTGTAGCCCTGAGCCAACGGGCTCCATCTCGCCGAGTTGTAGCCGCCACAAGCACCCATGCTCGCTCGCTTCATCGAAGCGCCAGGCGTGCCACTGTTGCATATATTTGCGAACGCCCTCATATGCCTCATACCGTACTGAGTGAGCGATCCGCAATGGGATTCGAAGATCCGTACCTGACGAGGCTCACCAGAATTGAGTCAGTTCAACAACAGGAAGTAAGGGGATGGATGCATCGAGTGAGTCTCTAATAACTAACCATTTGCTTCAAGCAGTCCCAATCATCGACGAGTGGCTGGCCGGGAGGTCTGACGGCCTCAAGTGTGGAAGGCCCTTTCTCAGCCCCGAAGAGAAGCTTTCCGATGAAGTTGATGCTGTTGTCCAGATGCTTCCTATGCCTTACTGTTCCGGTGATCTCCCTCAGAACTTCCTGCTTCTCTTCAGACTTCTCATGTAAGAGCTCATACTGAAACCGAACAAACCAAAACTGTAAGCAGCCTCGAAGAAAATAAAAGCAGACGACTCTTTTTTTTTTTGACGCAATTGCAGGATTTCAATCAAGAACTAGAAGAAAGCAAATAAACTTAATTTAGGAGTGTCATCATCATAGGGGCATGACAGACTCCCCCCAGCCTGCCACAGCTCAAGAAAGTGACAGCCCAAGAGCGAAAGAAGCAGAAAAGACAAGGCCTTTTCAAAGCCCCAGCACATGACCTTCTTAAGGCTAAATCCTCCCATATGAAATGAAGTACACCAAACAAGCATTCACAGATTGCCCATAGATGACCTATATTTCAGTTCTGCTTGGCCACAGTAGCAAAGCTTGAGGTGAAATTTGGGGGTGCGGGTCGGGGCTGGAGGGTCGCATTAAGAGCACACTATGTTGGATTAATCTCCACTAAGATGGACCCAACCCTATATGGTTGGTGGGCCCCTATCACAATGCGCTATAAATGATGGGTGGGGGCTGGCGGCTCTAATGACGCAGTTCGCTAGAGCCGCATTCCCCACCGACAAACTCTAACACCGATCTGAGAGAGGGTGCGCAGCTAGCAACAGGAAGACACCATCGTTCTTAGCCGTCGCCAGCCTCGCTGCATCGACCATAGCTGCCCTAGCGCAGATCTTCACCAACGAACCTGATGGCGACTGGATCTGCATCCTCCAACACGCCTGCGCTTTCTACTGACGGTAACAATCTAATACTGTTTTGATCTACTAGTTAGGAACCCGAAATTACCCCACAGAACACAGATTACCCCACTGATTTACTCCTAGAGATCCTGTTGGGTCTAACACACTAGTCACCACATGGAAGCTCATGACACAGCTCAGAAGATGGCCCACAGTCAAGGTCCTGGGTGCTCCATCAACTCGAGAACGTTAGCTAACAAAGCATTTGAAGTTAGCATACAAGCTAAAACTCTCAGCCGGCTACTCTTATTAGCTGGCATTTACTACTTGCATGTGTCTCAACGAACAGATTATTAGCTCCCAGCTGCAGTCCTGTAGGAAGCCTCTCAGTTCTTTCAAGGCCTTGGTGACTGCACTGCACTCATCAACATGACACTTGCTGGCAAGCAGCTAAGTGTGAGCACTAGGAGTCTAGGACACAACAAGTAACATACATTTTTAGGTTCAACGAAGTTGCTAGTCCTGGTTTCTAGGTGGAGGATCAATGGGGTAGCTGTGAGATGAGATAGATATGCTTAGGCTTGCTGAGCTAACTCTACTTGGGCTTTAAAAAATGTTTCAGAAGAGGGAGGCTAGTTTCGCCTCCAGGTGGCTCCATCCATACCTAATGAGCTCTCAGCTCACATGATGTTCATAAACCAAAATTCCACTACCTAGGACATACTGACAATAAATTTGGCCTACTTACAGTACAATCCTCCGGTCAGGACCATCATCTATCTATCCTGAACAGAGGAAGTAATAAACATAGGATGTGCAGATAGTAATTACTGAAGATTATTAGTAGTAGAAAGAAAGTGACATATACAAAGCCATGTCATCGTAGTCCAGATCACCCAAATTATCTAAGCAAGAAACAACTTCAGCAGGGAAAATTGGTAGGTTGTAAATTAAACCATTTCAAGAAGCAAACATAGTGGTTATCTGACGCAAGATAAATTAGTTCATTTTGTATCCCAGAAAGGAGCAGGCAAGCTAATCGAATGGTGCTGGTATAACACAAGGACTTACCCTCTTCCATAGGAAGAGAATATCTGCATCCCTTTGGTTGACCACAGCCTCTTGGCCTGACCAAAGCAGCTTATTTGTGACATTGGCATTTGCAGGATCAAAACCTTGATAAAGGTAAAGCTTCTCGCCCTTGAAGGTCTTGTCACCATATTCCATGACGTGAGAGCCTGCACCATAGCTATTGAAGTCTGAAGTACGCTTCTTCACCTGTGCACAATGCTGTGACTAAGTACAAGTTTATAAAGCGATCAAATGAAATGCCTAGAAGGCAAGTCCAGACTCACCACTTCATATTGTTCCTTTATTGTTTCCTCCTTCAGATTGTTAGTCTCACTGTCAAGTAGTAATATTATGGTTATTCATCATGGAACCAAGTGGCCATCTCCAAATTAACAAAAAAATATGATTCAAGACGAAGTAATCAAGTCAAGTGGATGTTTGGTAAAAGTCCTCATCAGCCTGAATTAGTTCTATATTCACTAGAGAGAAGTTCATGGTTTTGAAGTTGCTATGTTAAATGTACCTGCGAAAGagcctctagcgtaatggttaaggacttaaggcttccgagtagcacctccaagttCCCGAGCTCAATCCCCCTCGGAGGCGATTTtccggcttggttaaaaaaatcccctcgtgtgCCCTGCCTGCTccgggttacgtcctgcgcgccACGCTCCGGCTAGGccgttgcaaagtgggcggtgacgGCCCTCTAGTGATGGGGTGGTCAGGGTTCAATGATTTTCTCGGCCGTGACCATGTTTAGGTCTCTTCTTAACATAATACCGGGATGTCGGTCTTTCCCTCCCTAGCCGAGTTATGTTAAATGTACCTACCAACTGTACTTTATTCGACTACGAGTGCACCAGTTTCCTGTGTACAGCAGAACCGGAAAAGAACAACATGCCATAGTATCTCTACAGAGAAAATGCGAGTAATTTTTGAGAAAGATTATGATTCCCCCACTAAACCACAAGGTACTCCACTACGTATCTAAACACAGCAAATATCTAGGTATATAGCAAAATGTCTGTACCTAGAAAAGCCAAAAGACCTATAATTTAGGAAGGATGAAGTTGTTGCCAACAAAATAAGCATCCACAAAATATGAACTTTACCTGTCTTCCATCCAAGAGACACTATATAGATCACCTAGGCAGGTAATGTACTCAGAAGGAGGCGGTGGTTCCATTCCTGGACAGTATGTACCCCAGCTACTTTCTTCTGCATTGGATGCAGTCGTGACATAAATATTAAGGTCTTCTGGCATTAATCCCTCAAATATACTGCCACTTTCACATGCTTCAATATATATAACCTGTCCACATGCTTCCGTTCAGATAGGACAAGTGTCCTGGCAACAAGTAAATGAGAACAATCTTACCATTTTGGCATAGCTATTTGAAGCATGTTTTTCTCTTAACACCTTCATGAAGTCACCAGCATAAAGATATGGTAGATTGGGCATACCTGCAAATAGCAAACGTCAATCCATAAGACAACAAAATTCGATTGGATAGTGTATAGAAGCATATGCAACTTCCACATACCAAGAACACCAGGGCCCCCGTGATCTGAGTAATAGATAAAAATATGGTCATCTGCTTTACTATTGATGACCTTCCTGCTGCCTCCAGTGACTGCAGTTTTGTTGCCCAAGAGAACTGCATAGAAGTTCTTAGTAGTGACTTGGTCCCCAGTGTAGTCCTGGAGTTAGAAACTATGTTAATTAATAGACTTGCAGAACCTAACACTGCTAAAAAAGAATGTGCCTATGGTGAATTCATGAAGCAAGATACCTAAAACAACACATGGTAAAAGGATAGATTCCCATGCCACGTCCTCCTCCTAAATAACTTGCATATTTAATTGAAAAGCTAAATATACCCAGGTACAAAAAAAAAGCCTAGCGAAAGGGCATCTAGCCTAGTGTTTAAAGGCTTCCGATTAGCACCTCCAAGTCCCGGGTTCAATCCCCCCTCGGAGGCGAATTTTAgacttggttaaaaaaatcccctcgttgtgccacgcccgctcccgggttacgtcctgcgTGCCACCCTCCagctgggccgttgcagagtggacggTGACGACCCGCTAGTGATGAGGGGTCAGGGTTCAGGGATTTTCTCGGCCGGAATCATGTTTTGGTCTCTTCTTATCCATTAGTGGGTTGTGTGCGCCTTGAGTGCCGGCCCTAGACATTGTACCGGGGGGACGGTCTTTCCCTCCCCAACCGAGTTTTTTTAACAAAAGTTACCTAGAGCTTGGTTGGAATCAAATGCTGCTTAAGTAATTCACATTAGTGTGAAAACTCTGAAGTATGGACAATGAAATTATCCAAAAATCTGGCCTCATCATGGGTGGGTGTCAATGTTGAGAATTTTTCTATATAAGAATATGCATGCTGCATCTGCAAACAATTGCATTGGATTTGAATTACTTTAACTTATGATGTGTTGTATTGGTGGCCTGCAACACAGTCAAAAGCAACTTGTGATGTACAAGTCGTAAGGTGTTCTTGCTGTACCAATACAGTGGGTTATGTAGAATCCTAGTTGACGCCTCTACAGGTGGAAACTAGTTGAAAGGGAAGTTTGAGTGCATAATGATCCCAATATTGTATCTAGAAAATGGTAGAAGGACAATTCACAAAGTAAGTACCTTTGGAACACCAGCATA is a genomic window of Zea mays cultivar B73 chromosome 5, Zm-B73-REFERENCE-NAM-5.0, whole genome shotgun sequence containing:
- the LOC542077 gene encoding vacuolar processing enzyme 1 precursor (The RefSeq protein has 3 substitutions compared to this genomic sequence) — its product is MAVRWCLLLLVLVLAAAAACAEKGEWDPVIRMPGEKEPAGSHSHSGEGFDGEVDDAVGTRWAVLVAGSSGYGNYRHQADICHAYQILQKGGIKEENIVVFMYDDIANSALNPRQGVIINHPEGEDVYAGVPKDYTGDQVTTKNFYAVLLGNKTAVTGGSRKVINSKPDDHIFIYYSDHGGPGVLGMPNLPYLYAGDFMKVLREKHASNSYAKMVIYIEACESGSIFEGLMPEDLNIYVTTASNAEESSWGTYCPGMEPPPPSEYITCLGDLYSVSWMEDSETNNLKEETVKEQYEVVKKRTSDFNSYGAGSHVMEYGDKTFKEEKLYLYQGFDPANANVTNKLLWSGQEAVVNQRDADILFLWKRYELLHEKSEEKQEVLREITGTVRHRKHLDNSINFIGKLLFGAEKGPSTLEAVRPPGQPLVDDWDCLKQMVRIFESHCGSLTQYGMRHMRAFANICNSGTPGASMKRASMGACGGYNSARWSPLAQGYSA